One Chitinophagaceae bacterium C216 genomic window carries:
- the cytR_1 gene encoding HTH-type transcriptional repressor CytR, with the protein MKFEAATIKDIAKALGLSVSTVSRALRDSYEISEATKKRVRDYARQINYRPNPVALSLKEKRTLSIGVVVSEIANTFFSQVINGIESIASKKGYNVIISQTKESYEREEQILEYLTSRSIDGLIISVSSETEDFSKLEALHSKGLPIVFFDRVVDEIKTHKVITDNLSGVYEATRHLIRNKYKRIAAIANSPTLFITKERLEGYKKALEEHNMIYNPALVKYCAHGGLEPEEVRRVLSELLAEKQKPDALVLLSDKITTETLRILKEKNIQVPNEIGIIGFSNSDYTSMMSPSVSIIRQRAFEMGEISATLLFSLVESKRKVTDFELVSLAPEVIIRESSQK; encoded by the coding sequence ATGAAGTTTGAAGCAGCAACCATAAAGGATATTGCCAAAGCGCTAGGACTTTCCGTATCCACCGTATCGCGTGCACTGCGCGACAGCTATGAAATCAGCGAAGCCACTAAGAAAAGGGTGCGGGATTATGCCAGGCAAATCAATTACAGGCCCAATCCGGTAGCATTAAGCCTTAAGGAAAAAAGAACATTGTCGATCGGTGTAGTGGTATCAGAAATTGCCAATACCTTCTTTAGTCAGGTCATTAACGGTATTGAGTCTATTGCTTCTAAAAAAGGCTATAATGTAATTATTTCTCAAACCAAGGAATCCTACGAAAGGGAGGAACAGATTTTGGAATATCTCACATCGAGATCCATCGATGGACTGATTATTTCCGTTTCTTCCGAAACGGAAGACTTTTCCAAATTAGAAGCATTGCACAGTAAGGGACTACCCATTGTATTTTTCGATAGGGTGGTGGATGAAATTAAAACCCATAAGGTGATTACCGATAACCTCAGTGGTGTATACGAGGCCACACGACATCTTATCCGTAATAAATACAAAAGAATTGCGGCTATAGCGAACTCCCCTACCCTATTTATTACAAAAGAACGCTTAGAAGGGTATAAAAAAGCACTGGAAGAGCATAACATGATTTACAATCCGGCTTTGGTGAAATATTGCGCTCATGGTGGCTTGGAGCCGGAGGAAGTTCGCCGGGTGCTTTCCGAGTTACTAGCAGAGAAGCAAAAGCCCGATGCGCTGGTATTATTGTCGGATAAAATCACTACTGAAACGCTGCGGATACTGAAAGAAAAAAACATACAAGTTCCCAATGAAATCGGTATTATCGGTTTCAGCAATTCTGATTATACTTCCATGATGTCTCCTTCAGTATCGATAATTAGACAGCGGGCTTTTGAGATGGGTGAAATATCGGCTACATTGCTCTTCAGCCTAGTGGAAAGCAAACGTAAGGTGACTGATTTTGAACTGGTAAGTCTGGCCCCCGAGGTTATCATACGCGAAAGCAGCCAGAAATAA
- the yfkO gene encoding Putative NAD(P)H nitroreductase YfkO, producing the protein MEVLNLLNRRYATKKFDTNRKIAETEVALLKDAVNLSPTSYGLQLYRLLVIADKDTKEKLKPLCWNQQQIEECSHLFVFCSFKTYEEKFVDDYIELMSKTHRVELNTVKGYGDFIKKKIAEKDKYELQSWMEKQTYLAASNLMLACAELGIDSCPMEGFDAPDVDAFLQLHEKNLTATVMVATGYRHPADDTQYAPKVRIGAEQLFIRV; encoded by the coding sequence ATGGAAGTACTAAATCTTTTAAATCGCAGGTATGCTACTAAGAAGTTCGATACAAATAGAAAAATAGCTGAAACAGAAGTAGCACTTCTTAAAGACGCAGTGAATTTATCTCCCACCTCCTATGGGTTGCAACTCTACAGATTACTTGTGATCGCAGACAAGGATACAAAAGAAAAACTAAAACCCCTTTGCTGGAATCAGCAGCAAATAGAAGAATGCTCTCATCTGTTTGTATTCTGTAGTTTCAAAACTTACGAGGAAAAGTTTGTTGACGATTATATAGAATTAATGTCAAAAACACATAGAGTTGAATTAAACACTGTGAAAGGGTATGGGGACTTTATTAAGAAAAAAATAGCTGAAAAAGACAAATACGAACTGCAGTCTTGGATGGAGAAACAAACCTACTTGGCAGCTTCCAATCTGATGCTGGCCTGTGCCGAACTCGGAATAGATAGTTGTCCAATGGAGGGGTTTGATGCTCCGGACGTTGATGCATTTCTTCAGCTTCACGAAAAAAATCTCACTGCCACGGTTATGGTTGCCACCGGTTATAGGCATCCTGCCGATGATACCCAATACGCTCCCAAAGTAAGAATCGGTGCTGAGCAGCTTTTTATAAGAGTATAA